The Fodinibius saliphilus genome has a segment encoding these proteins:
- the ftsY gene encoding signal recognition particle-docking protein FtsY, whose translation MGFLEKIGLKKKEKVEKGVEKSRSGIMKKIGKAIAGKDTVDAAVLDELEEILITSDVGVKTTLEIIDRIEKRVAEDKYLNSDELQRILREEIIGLLKDHSADKPAEFDAEFPQKPHIVMVVGVNGVGKTTSIGKLAYLYKKAGKTVMLGAADTFRAAAVDQLKVWSERAGVPIIQQGQNADPAAVAYDTVESTKAKGADIALVDTAGRLHNKKSLMEELAKIKRVMGKVVDGAPHEVLLVLDASTGQNAMQQAKAFTDFVDITGLVLTKLDGTAKGGIVIGISNELNVPVKYIGVGEEIEDLQVFDRELFVNSMFKD comes from the coding sequence ATGGGTTTTTTAGAAAAGATTGGTCTCAAGAAAAAAGAGAAAGTAGAAAAGGGCGTTGAAAAAAGTCGCTCCGGTATCATGAAAAAAATTGGTAAGGCTATTGCCGGTAAAGATACCGTAGATGCCGCTGTACTCGATGAGCTAGAAGAGATTCTTATCACCTCAGATGTAGGTGTTAAAACAACACTCGAAATTATCGACCGCATCGAAAAACGTGTAGCTGAAGATAAATACCTCAATAGTGATGAACTACAGCGTATTTTGCGTGAAGAAATTATTGGCTTACTCAAAGATCATTCTGCCGATAAACCAGCTGAGTTTGATGCAGAATTTCCACAAAAACCCCATATCGTAATGGTTGTTGGCGTTAATGGCGTTGGCAAAACAACCTCTATCGGTAAACTTGCCTATCTCTATAAAAAAGCGGGCAAAACTGTTATGCTTGGTGCCGCAGATACCTTTAGAGCTGCAGCTGTAGACCAACTCAAAGTTTGGAGTGAGCGTGCAGGAGTCCCTATCATCCAACAGGGACAAAACGCGGATCCCGCCGCTGTCGCCTACGATACGGTTGAATCAACTAAAGCCAAAGGTGCTGATATTGCTTTAGTTGATACGGCCGGACGCCTACATAACAAAAAGTCCTTAATGGAAGAACTTGCCAAAATAAAACGTGTTATGGGCAAAGTTGTTGATGGCGCTCCCCATGAAGTACTTCTTGTTCTTGATGCCTCTACCGGACAAAATGCCATGCAACAAGCCAAAGCATTCACCGACTTTGTTGATATCACCGGCTTGGTACTTACCAAGCTTGATGGCACGGCAAAGGGTGGTATTGTTATTGGGATCTCTAACGAGCTGAATGTGCCGGTAAAATATATAGGAGTGGGAGAAGAAATTGAAGACCTGCAAGTCTTTGATCGTGAACTATTTGTAAATTCGATGTTTAAGGATTAA
- a CDS encoding CHAT domain-containing protein: MGYRALCKLLQSITSIVLLFLWFPTCGWAQPNGLQALHKADSLSHAAHYDSANYYYKKAVPLFEKEQQWNKKASALYAISNNKSIQGNLDKAEEYLNKARAVTEQYFTQDHILNVQYLYLKAQIAVNKANYDTALTYYQQATDVVSSVNSDKRLVCQIKILAGIGETYTVKGKYDLAIQKLDRAEALYHQFQLNNPRVLSRIYNSHGTVYKKQGNYNRSLEHYLTSLQIDRKTLPDQHPELAKSYNNIAIIYYYQSDYKRALDHMKSAVRVLTGFHGRNHWLVARGYNNIGIVYSEMGELAKATEYLKKTLSVRKNILGKDHPEIAIGYQNLGAIFYDRNKYEQAIENYKKAQDIHLKHFPEGHPELANVYANLGQAYDKKGNYKKALNFYHKDLDINLDLLSKNHPFIGDTYSKIGKTYAHINNFEQALQYFERAISIFVSNYNKEIDIGEVVLKDVLYPAKLLEVLQLKGQTIKQQAAKSADYRSLLDQSLQTYLQTVQLINKLQKSYNREESKFLLRERTSVIYNEGFQTAFQLYQETGNPDYKKYAFYFATQSQSQILLEQMQKDAAQKFANIPDSLIARETNLRNKLTTLQQQLSSLAQTPKQTDSTKQLALKDSLFHLQKTLSSHNQTLEETYPKYYRLKYQPLVTKVSEIQNKFLTPQETVIQYYFSSQNLYAFTITNSTFQLWEVSTDSLLTNKVNAYRKVLTEDSSVSDFRSGSYSLYQQLIEPIKEGIDGNKLLIIPDGTLHYLPFESLVTDPQKNQNPIRFYELPYLIHDYTVSYMTSANYFELYHQEQTGKSAPSKEFLAFAPVFSEISTAEKRDLYPGYNRPLPSLPLSKQEVHKVEELMSYSSGFWPFRDKKESTIFVKEEATEENFKNLPLKDYRYIHLATHAYVSEENPHQSGILFSVSPEEPKGGILHASEIYNLSLNAELVTLSACKTGVGEMAKGEGIISLSRAFQYAGARNLLVSLWNVNDRATSRLMIKFYEQYQNEESISLALQRGKKEIITKRRYAHPKYWAPFIFIGQ, from the coding sequence TTGGGTTACAGGGCTCTTTGCAAGCTACTACAATCTATAACTTCGATTGTATTACTTTTTTTATGGTTTCCGACCTGTGGTTGGGCACAACCGAACGGATTACAGGCCCTTCATAAAGCAGATTCACTGTCTCATGCTGCGCATTACGATTCGGCAAACTACTATTATAAAAAAGCTGTTCCCCTTTTTGAGAAAGAACAACAGTGGAATAAAAAGGCTTCTGCCCTCTATGCAATTAGCAATAATAAAAGCATTCAAGGCAATCTGGATAAAGCAGAAGAATACCTAAACAAAGCCCGAGCTGTTACCGAACAATACTTCACCCAAGACCATATCTTGAATGTTCAATACTTATACCTAAAAGCGCAGATTGCAGTAAATAAAGCTAATTACGACACGGCATTAACATATTATCAGCAAGCCACTGATGTTGTAAGCTCCGTAAACTCTGACAAGCGCTTGGTATGCCAAATTAAAATACTTGCTGGTATAGGAGAAACGTATACCGTAAAAGGTAAATATGACTTAGCAATACAGAAGCTTGATCGGGCCGAGGCATTATATCATCAATTCCAGCTGAATAATCCAAGAGTATTAAGTCGTATTTATAACAGTCATGGCACGGTATATAAAAAGCAAGGGAACTATAACAGATCTCTTGAACACTATCTTACATCTTTACAAATAGATCGTAAAACGCTACCGGACCAACATCCGGAATTGGCAAAATCATATAATAATATTGCCATAATCTATTACTATCAAAGTGATTATAAGCGTGCTTTAGACCATATGAAAAGTGCTGTTAGGGTGTTAACCGGTTTTCATGGTCGCAATCATTGGCTTGTTGCTCGCGGGTATAACAATATCGGTATTGTTTATTCCGAAATGGGGGAACTTGCAAAAGCAACGGAATATCTTAAAAAAACGCTAAGCGTCAGAAAAAACATTTTAGGAAAAGATCATCCCGAAATTGCCATTGGGTATCAGAACCTGGGGGCCATATTTTATGATCGGAACAAATATGAACAGGCCATTGAGAATTATAAAAAAGCACAAGACATACATCTTAAGCACTTCCCGGAAGGACATCCTGAGCTGGCTAATGTGTACGCCAACCTGGGCCAGGCTTATGATAAAAAAGGCAATTATAAGAAAGCACTTAATTTCTACCATAAAGATCTTGATATAAACCTTGATCTCTTAAGTAAAAACCATCCTTTTATTGGAGATACCTATTCCAAGATTGGAAAGACGTACGCTCACATTAATAACTTTGAACAAGCCTTACAATACTTTGAACGTGCTATTTCTATTTTTGTATCCAATTACAACAAAGAAATTGATATCGGAGAAGTGGTATTGAAAGATGTGTTATACCCCGCTAAACTCTTAGAGGTATTGCAGCTCAAAGGCCAGACTATTAAACAACAAGCTGCTAAATCAGCTGATTATCGATCACTGCTAGACCAATCGTTACAAACCTATTTACAGACCGTTCAGCTTATCAATAAGCTACAAAAGTCTTACAACCGAGAAGAATCTAAGTTTTTACTCCGAGAACGAACCTCAGTAATTTACAACGAAGGATTTCAAACCGCCTTTCAGCTTTATCAAGAAACTGGAAATCCCGACTACAAAAAATATGCATTCTATTTCGCAACACAGAGCCAAAGTCAAATTCTGCTGGAACAGATGCAAAAAGATGCGGCACAAAAGTTTGCAAATATTCCAGACTCACTTATTGCGCGAGAAACTAACCTTCGTAACAAGTTAACAACTTTACAACAGCAGCTTTCAAGTTTAGCTCAGACCCCTAAACAGACAGATTCTACCAAACAGCTGGCCCTGAAAGACTCCCTTTTCCACCTCCAAAAAACCTTGAGCAGTCATAACCAAACACTGGAGGAAACCTATCCCAAGTATTATCGCCTTAAATACCAGCCGCTTGTTACCAAGGTTTCCGAAATCCAGAATAAATTTCTGACACCGCAAGAAACAGTTATTCAATATTATTTTAGTAGCCAAAATTTGTATGCATTTACAATAACCAACTCTACTTTTCAACTCTGGGAAGTTAGTACAGATTCTCTGCTGACAAATAAAGTAAACGCATACCGCAAGGTACTCACGGAGGATTCTTCAGTATCAGATTTTAGGTCTGGAAGTTATTCCCTTTATCAGCAGCTTATAGAACCTATTAAAGAGGGGATTGATGGAAATAAGCTTCTCATCATTCCGGATGGAACGTTGCATTATCTGCCCTTTGAAAGCCTGGTAACCGACCCACAAAAGAACCAGAACCCTATACGCTTTTATGAACTTCCCTATCTTATTCATGATTATACGGTCAGCTATATGACCTCGGCCAATTATTTTGAGCTGTATCATCAAGAGCAAACCGGCAAATCCGCACCATCTAAGGAGTTTCTCGCCTTTGCTCCTGTTTTCTCTGAAATATCAACAGCTGAAAAAAGAGATTTATATCCGGGATATAACCGGCCATTACCTTCTTTACCGCTCAGCAAACAAGAAGTGCACAAAGTGGAAGAATTAATGAGTTATTCCAGCGGCTTTTGGCCTTTTCGGGATAAAAAAGAAAGTACCATCTTTGTTAAAGAGGAAGCCACAGAAGAAAATTTTAAAAACCTTCCCCTTAAAGATTATCGTTATATACATTTAGCTACCCATGCTTATGTTTCTGAAGAAAACCCTCACCAGTCAGGTATTCTATTTAGTGTTAGCCCGGAAGAACCGAAAGGTGGCATATTACATGCTTCTGAGATCTATAACCTTTCACTAAATGCTGAACTTGTTACTTTGAGTGCCTGCAAGACGGGGGTGGGAGAAATGGCAAAAGGAGAAGGAATAATAAGTCTGAGCAGAGCATTTCAATATGCGGGTGCTAGAAATCTCCTTGTCTCATTATGGAATGTGAATGACCGAGCAACTTCTCGTCTTATGATCAAGTTCTATGAACAATATCAAAATGAAGAATCTATTTCTCTGGCATTACAACGAGGCAAAAAAGAGATCATAACAAAGAGACGATATGCTCATCCTAAATATTGGGCTCCCTTTATTTTTATTGGCCAATAA
- a CDS encoding CHAT domain-containing protein, translated as MHIRRLLIIGGIVLTIIPCAASGQSLQLADSLYQEGKQYDKRGQEKKSEFYYREAYHIYSNFQDTASFLKAGKEYASAMMWLSKHEEALALYRKLLDINHPANDAYNRGDIYNSMGLSNKRIGKLNQALDYYNKSLELAKQSEDAFLIGVVYSNLGLVYKTKGNYTKAMDFYKKSLPYFKRIDRSKNVAITLGNIGNIYKDLALYEQALEFFNRSLKIIQQIGDVRQLANSYSLIGSIQRKRGNYDQALVSFKKSLEFSQKAGTPGQISSALNNIGLLYKQLGEFEKALSYYQQSLAIAQKTAGPLQIASRVNNLGQLLWQQGKHQQASDYFTRAYKLRKKGGNPHAIYSSLITMWKNSFQINDFETAKHFANQLKTIGDSTDSYKMLLKSSELLGRIEQKKGNVQSALTHFKKAYAYSEFLPSSKQLSAAKNLGRLYHKLNSDSAITYGKKAITLIEKHRSNAGAVSELKSGYFGQHSGFYTEVASWILTYSQDPEEAYQLVEQAKARSLSDQLVHASENIDSQLPKEVRIKRRKKRRHIEELYSTLEQTVDKEEQANIEQKIHSAELNYAAYENKLHEEYPELKALRSPEPISLRRAQTLTDEQTAVLEYALAGNQLIAFLISSDNVHVEQVSLSGSRPLDEQLTDLVADFKGSILSNAPRAQLRNQSTKLYNTLIKPFEDELEQFSNLVIVPDGALAYLSFEALSRGNQYLIEDFSIKYEPSLTSLSLLEDSDNLKRQDLLAVAGSNISNENANNTSFRQSNLSALPSTLMEIDSIATQFSETAILKENEVSEERFKKMLQQDQYRYIHMATHGIIDEDRPSRSGLALSSEGELTASSKEDGMLRSSEIFGLDIQSDMVVLSACNTGLGKVVKGEGMLGMQRSFFYAGASTVVVSLWNVYDRSTASFMTEFYKALKNTPSDEGWTDSMLRWIGWNESIPFGHKAKAMRKAKLKMIKHPLFNHPVYWAPFVVVGR; from the coding sequence ATGCATATAAGACGGCTACTTATTATCGGGGGTATTGTACTGACAATAATTCCCTGTGCAGCTAGTGGGCAAAGCCTCCAGCTGGCAGACTCTCTCTATCAAGAAGGCAAACAGTACGACAAAAGGGGACAAGAAAAAAAGTCTGAATTCTACTACCGAGAAGCCTACCATATCTACAGCAATTTCCAAGATACTGCTTCTTTTTTAAAGGCAGGAAAAGAATATGCCAGCGCCATGATGTGGCTATCAAAACATGAGGAGGCCTTGGCACTTTATCGGAAACTGCTCGATATCAATCATCCTGCCAACGATGCCTATAACCGGGGCGATATCTATAATAGTATGGGCTTATCTAATAAAAGGATTGGAAAATTAAATCAAGCCCTCGATTACTATAATAAATCACTTGAATTAGCGAAACAGTCAGAAGATGCCTTTCTCATTGGGGTTGTATACAGTAATCTGGGGTTGGTTTATAAAACAAAAGGAAATTATACCAAGGCCATGGACTTTTACAAGAAGTCACTGCCTTATTTTAAGCGCATAGATCGCTCAAAAAATGTGGCTATTACCCTTGGCAATATTGGAAATATTTACAAAGACTTAGCCCTTTATGAGCAGGCCCTGGAGTTCTTTAACCGGAGCCTGAAGATAATCCAACAAATAGGGGACGTCCGGCAGTTGGCAAATTCATATAGCCTTATAGGAAGTATACAACGGAAACGTGGCAACTATGACCAGGCACTGGTTTCTTTTAAAAAAAGCCTAGAATTCAGCCAAAAAGCAGGAACTCCGGGACAGATCTCCAGCGCCCTAAACAACATAGGCTTACTTTATAAACAGTTGGGAGAGTTTGAAAAAGCACTCAGCTATTATCAACAAAGTCTTGCTATTGCCCAAAAAACGGCTGGTCCTTTACAAATTGCAAGCAGAGTTAATAATCTTGGACAACTGCTTTGGCAGCAGGGTAAACATCAGCAGGCAAGCGACTATTTTACTAGAGCTTACAAGCTTCGTAAGAAGGGAGGAAACCCTCATGCTATTTACAGTTCCCTCATTACGATGTGGAAGAACAGCTTCCAAATAAATGATTTTGAGACAGCAAAACACTTTGCCAACCAGCTTAAAACAATAGGGGATTCGACCGACAGCTACAAAATGCTACTCAAATCTTCTGAGTTATTGGGGCGAATAGAACAAAAAAAAGGGAACGTACAGTCAGCCCTTACCCATTTTAAAAAAGCATATGCCTACAGCGAGTTTCTGCCTTCAAGTAAGCAACTGAGTGCTGCCAAAAACCTAGGTCGTCTTTATCACAAGCTGAACTCTGACAGTGCTATAACCTATGGTAAAAAAGCTATTACACTCATTGAAAAACATCGTTCAAATGCCGGTGCTGTCTCAGAACTTAAGTCGGGATACTTTGGGCAACACTCCGGTTTCTATACCGAAGTAGCCTCCTGGATTCTAACCTATTCACAAGATCCGGAAGAAGCGTACCAACTGGTAGAGCAAGCCAAGGCTCGATCATTGAGTGATCAACTGGTGCACGCTTCAGAAAACATTGACAGCCAGTTACCAAAAGAGGTACGTATTAAACGCAGAAAAAAACGTCGTCACATTGAAGAGCTCTATTCAACGTTAGAACAAACGGTAGACAAAGAAGAACAAGCTAATATTGAACAAAAAATTCATTCAGCAGAACTTAACTATGCGGCTTACGAAAATAAATTACATGAGGAGTATCCTGAATTGAAAGCCCTGCGATCTCCGGAACCCATTTCGTTGCGTCGTGCCCAGACACTGACTGATGAACAAACGGCGGTACTTGAATATGCACTTGCCGGCAATCAGCTTATTGCCTTTTTAATCAGTTCAGATAATGTTCATGTAGAACAGGTGTCCTTATCCGGAAGCCGACCATTAGACGAGCAGCTCACTGACTTAGTAGCAGATTTTAAAGGCAGTATTTTATCAAATGCTCCCCGGGCCCAATTGCGAAACCAATCAACAAAACTGTACAACACCTTAATAAAACCTTTTGAGGATGAGCTTGAGCAGTTTTCAAACCTTGTTATTGTACCTGATGGCGCTCTGGCCTACCTTTCCTTTGAGGCTCTTTCACGTGGAAATCAGTATCTTATTGAAGATTTTAGCATTAAGTATGAACCTTCGCTAACCAGCCTAAGTCTGCTTGAAGATTCTGATAACCTTAAGCGACAAGACCTGTTGGCCGTTGCAGGGTCAAATATTTCCAATGAAAATGCAAATAACACAAGCTTCAGACAAAGCAACCTTTCTGCGCTGCCTTCAACCCTGATGGAAATTGATTCTATTGCAACACAATTTTCAGAAACGGCTATTCTTAAAGAAAATGAAGTTTCCGAAGAACGCTTCAAAAAGATGCTTCAGCAGGACCAGTATCGCTATATCCATATGGCGACGCACGGTATTATTGACGAAGATCGACCGAGCAGAAGCGGCCTGGCTTTATCCTCAGAAGGGGAACTAACCGCTTCCTCAAAAGAAGATGGAATGTTACGCAGTTCAGAAATATTTGGCCTTGATATTCAATCTGACATGGTGGTTTTAAGCGCCTGCAATACCGGCCTTGGAAAAGTAGTGAAAGGAGAGGGCATGCTGGGCATGCAGCGTTCGTTCTTCTATGCGGGTGCCTCAACGGTAGTGGTAAGTCTCTGGAATGTCTACGACCGCTCAACAGCTTCTTTTATGACTGAATTTTATAAAGCCCTTAAAAACACACCCTCGGATGAAGGCTGGACCGATAGCATGCTCCGCTGGATTGGTTGGAATGAATCTATCCCATTTGGCCATAAAGCGAAAGCTATGCGGAAAGCAAAGCTAAAGATGATTAAACACCCCTTGTTTAACCATCCGGTGTATTGGGCACCTTTTGTAGTAGTAGGTCGTTAG